Proteins encoded in a region of the Dorea longicatena genome:
- a CDS encoding type II toxin-antitoxin system PemK/MazF family toxin, with amino-acid sequence MEDRNVKRGDIYHADLDPVFGSEQGGYRPVLVIQNNIGNKYSPTVIVAAITSKEKMKLPTHIAVPEMEGLEKDSVVLLEQLRTLDKRRLENYVCTLDRTEMEKINKAIRRSTGIPKIIEKPLVVSLCRVCAGNFYDVPGHYIRRVNPEQRYKDTCMFCNVRNGYDYYIGRKNK; translated from the coding sequence ATGGAAGATAGGAACGTCAAGCGTGGGGATATTTATCACGCCGACCTTGATCCTGTATTTGGAAGTGAACAGGGCGGTTATCGTCCGGTGCTGGTGATTCAGAACAATATAGGAAATAAATACAGTCCGACAGTGATTGTGGCAGCAATTACTAGTAAAGAAAAAATGAAACTGCCAACACACATTGCAGTCCCGGAAATGGAAGGGTTAGAAAAAGATTCTGTAGTGCTGTTGGAGCAGCTTAGAACTTTGGATAAAAGACGGTTGGAAAATTATGTGTGTACCTTAGACCGCACTGAAATGGAGAAAATCAATAAAGCAATCAGGAGAAGTACCGGGATACCGAAGATAATTGAAAAACCGTTAGTCGTGAGCCTGTGCAGAGTATGTGCAGGCAATTTTTATGATGTGCCGGGACATTATATCCGGCGAGTGAATCCAGAACAGCGATATAAGGATACTTGTATGTTCTGTAATGTCCGGAATGGGTACGACTATTATATAGGAAGAAAGAACAAGTAA
- a CDS encoding helix-turn-helix domain-containing protein — protein MAMIENEVEKKVYKVEDVQNLLGLGRSKAYEFIENVYYDRKPFRVLKIGRSYRIPCNSFDKWLNGDEERERVRAE, from the coding sequence ATGGCAATGATAGAGAATGAAGTGGAAAAGAAAGTATATAAAGTAGAAGATGTTCAGAATTTGCTTGGGCTGGGACGCTCCAAGGCGTATGAATTTATAGAAAATGTTTATTATGATAGAAAACCATTCCGGGTGTTGAAGATTGGCAGATCTTATCGTATCCCATGCAATTCTTTTGATAAGTGGCTGAATGGAGACGAGGAGAGAGAGAGAGTGAGAGCAGAATGA
- a CDS encoding site-specific integrase: MKQKETQQETMSKEKRVVFFEGKSWYHRTKELQDDLTTKYGKKGGFETPEEAEKSYWEYEKRYQKKQRDLQIAKMQKTDVMLGDYLEYWFENIFSPRIETTTRMVGAYTLYNLILPSMEADIKLKYISVEYLDALLERVAKICPSAGNKGRELLSIAMKDAAGDKFISYNPMPETKPYPRVKPKVRVLGKEKLKVFLEAASKNPWYLEILLGLFCGLRKGEILGLKFQDFDFEKQTVRISRQLVGNLKLKEKEFTVTEYAVIERNPKTENSYRILRVPKVVMQEVKRRQQLIELRKTDPGIEYKNFDYVCCQENGEPRSLTAMNQALTKICNRNGLANITVHGLRHMFATILIELGVPLFKISGLLGHSSVHTTYEYYCEIMDEQDKIIAFVNNTFVPQRTGTEG, translated from the coding sequence ATGAAACAGAAAGAAACGCAGCAGGAGACAATGTCAAAGGAAAAGAGAGTTGTCTTTTTTGAAGGAAAATCATGGTATCACAGAACCAAAGAGCTGCAGGACGATCTGACGACAAAATATGGGAAAAAAGGTGGCTTTGAAACGCCGGAAGAAGCAGAGAAAAGTTACTGGGAATATGAAAAAAGATACCAGAAGAAGCAGAGAGATCTCCAGATTGCAAAAATGCAAAAGACAGATGTGATGCTTGGGGATTATCTGGAATACTGGTTTGAAAATATTTTCAGTCCGAGAATTGAGACAACCACGAGAATGGTTGGAGCATATACCTTATATAATCTGATTCTTCCGAGTATGGAAGCGGATATCAAATTAAAATACATTTCAGTAGAGTATTTAGATGCTCTACTGGAACGTGTCGCGAAAATCTGTCCTTCAGCGGGAAATAAAGGGCGGGAGCTTTTGAGCATCGCCATGAAAGATGCAGCAGGAGATAAGTTCATAAGCTATAATCCAATGCCTGAGACAAAGCCATATCCGAGAGTAAAACCAAAGGTAAGGGTATTAGGCAAAGAAAAATTGAAGGTTTTTCTTGAAGCTGCGAGCAAGAATCCTTGGTATCTGGAAATTTTACTGGGACTGTTTTGTGGATTACGAAAAGGAGAAATTCTTGGATTGAAATTTCAGGATTTTGATTTTGAAAAACAGACCGTCAGAATTAGCAGACAGCTTGTTGGAAACCTGAAACTGAAAGAAAAAGAATTTACGGTTACGGAATATGCTGTTATTGAAAGGAATCCAAAGACTGAGAACAGCTACCGGATATTGAGAGTGCCAAAAGTGGTGATGCAGGAAGTAAAACGCAGACAGCAGTTGATTGAATTGCGAAAAACTGATCCGGGCATAGAATACAAGAATTTTGATTATGTATGTTGTCAGGAAAATGGCGAACCCCGATCATTAACGGCAATGAATCAGGCACTTACGAAAATCTGTAACAGAAATGGATTGGCAAATATCACCGTACATGGACTCAGACATATGTTTGCGACCATTTTAATTGAGCTTGGAGTTCCATTGTTTAAAATATCTGGTCTGTTAGGTCATAGTTCCGTTCATACGACTTACGAATATTATTGTGAGATTATGGACGAGCAGGATAAGATTATTGCATTTGTAAATAATACATTTGTACCACAACGAACGGGAACGGAGGGATAG
- a CDS encoding tyrosine-type recombinase/integrase yields the protein MHKTFDFKKYVEYKVYSVTTIKKGYGFRVLLTFADESTKTQQHAGFTTKREANAFRDEVIGQLHTGTYIVYGKIRVEEFMIFWLEDIMRPRITDDTYTTYKSSIKNYIVPQLGKMYMSTLNQGYIRKLYNAVAEKYESVAKNVRTIMKTSLEYAFNKNVLATNPAKGINLPKKIKKTEYRVLKIDEKKTLTLPQVLRLIEASKETPIHMQILFAVLMGLRRSEINGLKYSDVDYIHRTLRVERQLGKKPNSKAEDCAPKMLTKQEIKTKTPAGVRELPIPDYVFEAILEERKTYEKNRRRRPKEFRDWNYICCSTYGNPRSKGFHQKYYKDLLKSLDLPDIHFHQLRNTYATILLKNSFNSKGVSHLLGHAKEIISVDVYGDTQEIIEDCLDVLEPFIEEVIPKERKDQYYDYSEVIEIDLILEEYFNAA from the coding sequence ATGCATAAGACCTTTGATTTTAAGAAATATGTAGAATATAAGGTTTATTCGGTGACGACAATCAAAAAAGGATATGGATTTCGCGTGTTGCTGACGTTTGCAGATGAAAGTACAAAGACACAGCAACATGCGGGATTCACAACCAAAAGAGAAGCTAATGCATTTCGTGATGAAGTAATCGGACAGCTACATACCGGAACCTATATTGTGTATGGAAAAATCCGGGTAGAGGAGTTTATGATCTTCTGGCTGGAAGATATTATGCGTCCCCGGATAACAGACGATACTTATACAACTTACAAAAGTTCCATTAAGAATTATATTGTTCCACAGCTTGGAAAAATGTATATGTCTACACTGAATCAGGGGTATATCAGAAAATTATATAATGCAGTTGCAGAGAAGTATGAATCGGTTGCGAAAAATGTCAGGACGATCATGAAAACATCATTGGAGTATGCATTTAACAAAAATGTATTGGCAACAAATCCTGCGAAGGGAATCAATTTACCGAAGAAAATAAAAAAGACAGAGTATCGTGTCCTGAAAATTGACGAGAAGAAAACATTGACACTTCCGCAGGTGCTTCGGTTGATTGAGGCAAGCAAGGAGACACCGATTCATATGCAGATTTTATTTGCGGTATTGATGGGACTCAGAAGAAGTGAAATAAATGGTCTGAAATACAGTGATGTCGATTACATTCACAGGACGTTGAGAGTAGAGCGTCAGTTGGGAAAGAAGCCAAACAGTAAAGCAGAAGATTGTGCACCTAAGATGCTGACAAAGCAGGAAATTAAAACAAAAACACCTGCTGGTGTGCGTGAACTTCCAATACCGGATTATGTATTTGAAGCCATTCTAGAAGAACGGAAAACTTATGAGAAGAACCGCAGACGCAGACCAAAAGAGTTCCGGGACTGGAATTATATTTGTTGTTCTACATATGGGAATCCAAGGAGTAAAGGCTTTCATCAGAAATACTATAAAGACTTGTTGAAATCCTTGGATTTGCCTGATATTCATTTTCACCAGTTGAGAAATACCTATGCAACTATTTTGCTGAAGAATAGCTTTAATTCAAAAGGTGTTTCGCATTTATTGGGACATGCCAAGGAAATCATATCAGTAGATGTCTATGGAGATACGCAGGAAATCATAGAAGACTGTCTGGATGTATTGGAACCATTTATTGAAGAAGTTATTCCAAAAGAGCGGAAAGATCAGTATTATGATTATTCAGAAGTGATTGAAATAGACTTAATCCTGGAGGAATATTTCAACGCAGCATGA
- the uvrB gene encoding excinuclease ABC subunit UvrB has protein sequence MNEFKLKAPYKPTGDQPQAIAELVKGFKEGNQCQTLLGVTGSGKTFTMANVIQQLQKPTLVIAHNKTLAAQLYGEFKEMFPENAVEYFVSYYDYYQPEAYVPSSDTYIAKDSSVNEEIDKLRLSATAALIERRDVIVIASVSCIYGLGEPENFEQMMVSLRPGMEKDRDEVLRQLIDIQYDRNDMDFKRGTFRVRGDTVEIVPADRGDTAIRVEFFGDEIDRISEIDMLTGEVKNTLNHIAIFPASHYVVPKERMEKAIRNIEIELEEQVKYFKSEGKLLEAQRIAERTNFDIEMMRETGFCSGIENYSRHLAGLAPGQPPNTLMDYFPDDFIIMIDESHKTVPQIGGMYHGDQSRKRTLVEYGFRLPSALDNRPLSFDEFESKIDQVMFVSATPGKYEEEHELLRAEQVIRPTGLLDPEVEVRPVEGQIDDLIGEVNKEIANKHKILITTLTKRMAEDLTDYMRELGIRVRYLHSDIDTLERTEIVRDMRLDVFDVLVGINLLREGLDIPEITLVAILDADKEGFLRSETSLIQTIGRAARNAEGHVIMYADTITDSMRAALDETQRRREVQMAYNEEHGITPKTIQKAVRDLIAVSKKVAASEVQMEKDPESMSEKELEKLIKELEKQMKKAAADLNFEAAAELRDKLIELKKTLQEIKI, from the coding sequence ATGAATGAGTTCAAATTAAAAGCCCCATATAAGCCAACCGGAGACCAGCCACAGGCGATAGCAGAGCTTGTGAAAGGGTTCAAGGAAGGCAATCAATGCCAGACTTTACTAGGGGTTACGGGTTCTGGAAAGACTTTTACGATGGCAAATGTGATTCAGCAATTACAGAAGCCGACGCTTGTCATTGCTCATAATAAGACGTTAGCAGCTCAGTTGTACGGAGAGTTCAAGGAGATGTTCCCTGAGAACGCAGTGGAATATTTTGTCTCCTACTACGACTACTACCAGCCGGAAGCCTACGTCCCATCCTCAGACACATACATTGCGAAAGATTCTTCTGTAAACGAAGAAATTGATAAACTGAGATTATCGGCAACAGCAGCATTGATCGAGCGGAGAGACGTGATCGTAATTGCCAGTGTTTCCTGTATCTATGGTCTTGGTGAACCGGAAAACTTCGAACAGATGATGGTATCGCTCCGTCCGGGTATGGAGAAAGACCGTGATGAAGTGTTGCGCCAGCTGATAGACATTCAATATGACAGAAATGACATGGATTTCAAGCGCGGAACATTCCGGGTACGGGGAGATACGGTAGAGATTGTACCGGCAGACCGTGGCGATACTGCTATTAGAGTGGAATTTTTCGGAGATGAGATTGACCGGATTTCGGAAATAGACATGCTTACCGGTGAAGTGAAAAATACGCTGAATCATATTGCGATATTTCCAGCTTCTCACTATGTTGTTCCGAAAGAACGTATGGAGAAAGCGATTCGTAATATTGAGATTGAACTGGAAGAACAGGTGAAATATTTCAAATCGGAAGGCAAGCTTCTGGAAGCGCAGAGGATTGCAGAACGTACGAATTTTGATATAGAAATGATGCGTGAGACAGGATTCTGCTCGGGAATTGAGAACTATTCAAGACATTTAGCGGGACTTGCACCGGGACAGCCGCCGAACACATTGATGGATTATTTCCCGGATGATTTTATTATTATGATCGACGAGTCGCACAAGACGGTTCCGCAGATCGGCGGCATGTATCATGGAGACCAGTCCAGAAAACGTACACTGGTAGAATATGGATTCCGTCTGCCGTCAGCACTGGATAACAGACCACTTAGCTTTGACGAATTTGAAAGCAAGATCGATCAGGTCATGTTTGTATCTGCAACACCGGGCAAATATGAAGAAGAACATGAACTGTTAAGAGCCGAGCAGGTAATTCGTCCGACAGGTCTTCTCGATCCGGAAGTGGAAGTTCGTCCGGTAGAAGGACAGATTGATGATCTGATCGGAGAAGTGAATAAAGAGATTGCCAATAAGCACAAAATACTGATAACAACACTGACCAAACGTATGGCAGAAGACCTTACTGACTATATGAGAGAACTGGGAATCCGCGTGCGTTACCTGCATTCGGATATCGATACACTGGAACGTACCGAGATCGTGCGGGATATGCGGTTGGATGTATTTGACGTACTGGTTGGTATCAACCTTCTGCGAGAAGGTCTGGATATTCCGGAAATCACACTGGTTGCAATTCTGGATGCAGATAAAGAAGGATTCCTGCGTTCCGAGACATCACTGATCCAGACCATCGGCCGTGCAGCGCGTAATGCAGAAGGACATGTCATCATGTACGCAGATACGATCACAGATTCTATGCGTGCGGCACTGGATGAGACGCAGAGAAGACGTGAAGTGCAGATGGCATATAATGAGGAACATGGCATTACACCGAAGACAATCCAGAAAGCGGTACGAGATCTGATCGCTGTATCCAAGAAGGTGGCAGCCTCTGAAGTGCAGATGGAAAAAGATCCGGAATCTATGAGCGAGAAGGAATTAGAGAAACTGATCAAAGAACTGGAAAAACAGATGAAGAAAGCAGCGGCAGACCTGAACTTTGAGGCGGCAGCAGAACTCAGAGATAAGTTAATTGAGCTTAAAAAGACACTGCAGGAAATAAAGATATAG
- the uvrA gene encoding excinuclease ABC subunit UvrA: MSQEKDSRQYIKIRGANEHNLKNIDVDIPRDKLVVLTGLSGSGKSSLAFDTIYAEGQRRYMESLSSYARQFLGQMEKPDVESIEGLSPAISIDQKSTNRNPRSTVGTVTEIYDYFRLLYARVGIPHCPKCGREIKKQTVDQMVEQIMGMPERTKIQLLAPVVRGRKGTHAKLLDRAKKSGYVRVKIDGNMYELSEEIKLDKNIKHNIEIVVDRLVVKEGIEQRLTDSIENVLNLAEGLMTVDVIGGEPVQFSESFSCPDCGISIEEIEPRSFSFNNPFGACPECFGLGYKMEFDEDLMIPDKRLSISEGAITVMGWQSCTDKKSFTYAILDALSKEYDFSLDTPFEDYPKEIHDVLLHGTNGKEVKVYYKGQRGEGVYDVAFEGLIKNVERRYRETGSETMKAEYEEFMNITPCHACKGQRLKPGALAVTVGDKNIAELTGMSIEKLQAFLKELKLTNHQMLIGGQILKEINSRIQFLMDVGLNYLTLGRATGTLSGGEAQRIRLATQIGSGLVGVAYILDEPSIGLHQRDNDKLLGTLKHLRDLGNSVIVVEHDEDTMREADFIVDIGPGAGEHGGEVVATGNAEEIMQNEKSVTGAYLSGRIKIPVPETRREPTGWLKVLGAQENNLKNIDVSFPLGVMTCVTGVSGSGKSSLVNQILYKRLARDLNRARTIPGKHKGIEGLDQLDKVINIDQSPIGRTPRSNPATYTGVFDLIRDLFAATPDAKARGYKKGRFSFNVKGGRCEACSGDGIIKIEMHFLPDVYVPCEVCKGKRYNRETLEVKYKGKSIYDVLDMTVEEAMHFFEKVPSIRRKMETLYDVGLSYIRLGQPSTTLSGGEAQRIKLATELSKRSTGKTIYILDEPTTGLHFADVHKLTEILHRLTADGNTVIVIEHNLDVIKTADYIIDIGPEGGDKGGTVIASGTPEEVAESPVSYTGKYIKPMLGR; encoded by the coding sequence ATGTCACAGGAAAAAGATTCAAGACAATATATCAAAATCAGAGGAGCCAATGAGCATAATCTGAAGAATATAGATGTAGATATACCAAGAGACAAGCTGGTAGTTCTGACTGGACTCAGTGGTTCGGGAAAATCATCGTTGGCATTTGATACAATCTATGCGGAAGGGCAGAGAAGATACATGGAATCCCTGTCCTCTTATGCAAGACAGTTCTTAGGACAGATGGAAAAGCCGGACGTAGAAAGCATCGAGGGGCTTTCCCCGGCGATTTCCATTGACCAGAAATCTACGAACCGTAACCCAAGATCCACCGTAGGAACCGTAACGGAAATCTATGATTATTTCCGTTTATTATACGCAAGAGTCGGAATACCGCACTGTCCGAAATGTGGCCGCGAGATCAAAAAGCAGACGGTTGACCAAATGGTAGAACAAATCATGGGAATGCCGGAGAGAACTAAGATCCAGCTTCTGGCCCCGGTTGTAAGAGGAAGAAAAGGAACCCATGCCAAATTACTGGATCGTGCCAAGAAGAGCGGTTATGTCCGCGTCAAAATTGACGGTAATATGTACGAACTTTCAGAAGAGATTAAGCTGGATAAGAATATCAAACACAATATTGAAATTGTGGTAGACCGTCTGGTAGTAAAAGAAGGCATCGAACAGCGTCTGACCGACTCCATTGAAAATGTACTGAATCTGGCAGAGGGACTGATGACCGTAGATGTGATCGGCGGAGAGCCGGTTCAGTTCAGTGAAAGTTTTTCATGCCCGGACTGCGGAATCAGTATCGAAGAGATTGAACCGAGAAGCTTTTCGTTCAACAATCCATTTGGAGCGTGCCCGGAATGTTTCGGACTTGGATATAAGATGGAATTTGATGAGGATCTGATGATCCCGGACAAACGTCTCAGCATCAGCGAAGGTGCCATTACAGTTATGGGATGGCAGTCCTGCACAGACAAAAAAAGCTTCACTTATGCAATTTTGGATGCATTAAGCAAAGAATACGATTTTTCGCTGGACACTCCATTTGAAGACTATCCGAAAGAAATTCACGATGTTCTGCTTCATGGAACGAATGGAAAAGAAGTCAAAGTATATTATAAGGGACAGCGTGGAGAAGGTGTCTACGATGTTGCGTTTGAAGGATTGATCAAGAATGTAGAACGCCGTTACCGGGAGACTGGTTCGGAAACTATGAAAGCGGAATATGAAGAATTCATGAATATTACACCGTGTCATGCCTGCAAGGGACAGCGTCTGAAGCCGGGAGCACTGGCTGTTACGGTAGGAGATAAGAATATTGCAGAACTGACAGGAATGTCGATCGAGAAACTGCAGGCATTTCTGAAAGAATTGAAGCTAACGAATCATCAGATGCTGATCGGCGGACAGATCCTGAAAGAGATCAATTCCAGAATCCAGTTTCTGATGGATGTCGGACTGAACTATCTGACACTTGGAAGAGCAACTGGAACACTGTCCGGCGGAGAAGCACAGAGAATTCGTCTGGCGACTCAGATTGGTTCCGGACTTGTAGGTGTAGCATATATTCTGGATGAGCCAAGTATCGGTCTGCATCAGAGAGACAATGATAAATTACTTGGCACATTGAAGCATTTGCGTGACCTTGGTAATTCAGTAATCGTAGTCGAGCATGATGAGGATACGATGAGAGAAGCGGATTTTATTGTGGATATCGGTCCGGGCGCGGGAGAGCACGGCGGCGAAGTGGTTGCAACGGGAAATGCAGAAGAAATCATGCAGAATGAAAAATCTGTAACCGGAGCCTATCTGAGCGGAAGAATCAAGATTCCGGTTCCGGAGACAAGAAGAGAACCAACCGGATGGTTGAAAGTACTCGGAGCACAGGAAAATAACCTGAAGAACATTGATGTCAGCTTCCCGCTTGGCGTAATGACCTGTGTAACGGGTGTGTCCGGATCGGGAAAAAGTTCGCTGGTGAATCAGATCCTTTACAAGCGTCTGGCAAGAGACCTGAATCGTGCAAGAACCATTCCGGGCAAACATAAAGGCATCGAAGGACTGGATCAATTAGATAAAGTTATCAATATCGACCAGTCTCCGATCGGACGTACGCCTAGATCTAACCCGGCAACCTATACGGGAGTATTCGACCTCATAAGAGATCTGTTCGCAGCAACACCGGATGCGAAGGCAAGAGGCTATAAAAAAGGAAGATTCAGCTTTAATGTCAAAGGAGGACGCTGCGAAGCCTGCAGCGGAGACGGAATCATCAAGATCGAGATGCATTTCTTGCCGGATGTCTACGTTCCATGTGAAGTATGTAAGGGAAAACGTTATAACAGAGAGACTCTGGAAGTAAAATATAAAGGCAAAAGCATTTATGATGTGCTGGATATGACAGTAGAAGAAGCTATGCATTTCTTCGAAAAAGTACCAAGCATCCGCAGAAAGATGGAGACTTTATATGATGTCGGACTTTCTTATATCCGTCTGGGACAGCCGTCCACGACGCTGTCCGGAGGAGAAGCACAGCGTATCAAGCTGGCAACGGAACTGAGTAAGAGAAGTACAGGAAAGACAATCTATATTCTGGATGAGCCGACGACAGGACTGCATTTTGCTGATGTGCATAAGCTGACAGAGATTCTGCACAGACTGACAGCTGATGGTAATACGGTTATTGTGATAGAGCATAATCTGGATGTTATAAAAACTGCAGATTATATTATTGATATCGGACCGGAAGGCGGTGACAAAGGTGGAACCGTGATCGCAAGCGGGACACCGGAAGAGGTAGCAGAAAGTCCTGTGTCTTATACAGGAAAGTATATAAAACCGATGTTAGGAAGGTAG
- a CDS encoding rod shape-determining protein, whose product MSVDLGIDLGTASVLVYVKGKGVILKEPSVVAYDRDTNAIKAIGEEARMMLGRTPGNIVAVRPLRQGVISDYTVTEKMIKYFVQKALGKRTFKKPRISICVPSGVTEVERKAVEEATYAAGAREVHLIEEPVAAAIGAGIDISKPCGNMIVDIGGGTSDIAVISLGGTVVNTSLKIAGDDFDEAIVRYMRKKHNLLIGERTAEDIKIKIGTTYPLIEDETLEVRGRNLVTGLPKTVTVTSTETEEALRETTGQIVEAVISVLERTPPELSADILDRGIMLTGGGSMLRGMEELIEEKTGINTMTADDPMKVVAIGTGEYVEFMGERKGI is encoded by the coding sequence ATGTCAGTAGATCTTGGAATTGATTTGGGAACAGCCAGTGTATTAGTATATGTAAAAGGAAAAGGTGTTATATTAAAGGAGCCTTCTGTCGTAGCTTATGACAGAGATACAAATGCGATAAAAGCGATCGGAGAGGAAGCAAGAATGATGCTTGGAAGAACTCCGGGAAATATTGTAGCGGTAAGACCATTAAGACAGGGTGTTATTTCAGATTATACAGTAACTGAAAAAATGATTAAATATTTCGTGCAGAAGGCATTAGGTAAGAGAACCTTCAAAAAGCCTAGAATCAGTATCTGTGTCCCAAGTGGTGTAACAGAAGTGGAACGTAAGGCAGTTGAGGAGGCTACTTATGCAGCTGGTGCAAGAGAAGTTCATCTGATTGAAGAGCCGGTTGCAGCAGCTATCGGTGCAGGAATCGATATTTCAAAACCTTGCGGTAATATGATTGTTGATATCGGGGGAGGAACATCAGATATTGCGGTAATTTCTCTTGGAGGAACTGTTGTAAATACATCACTTAAGATCGCAGGTGATGATTTCGATGAGGCAATTGTGCGTTATATGAGAAAGAAGCATAATCTTCTGATCGGTGAAAGAACCGCAGAGGATATTAAGATTAAAATCGGTACAACTTATCCGTTGATTGAAGATGAGACTTTGGAAGTCAGAGGAAGAAATCTTGTAACAGGACTGCCGAAGACTGTTACGGTAACATCAACAGAGACAGAAGAAGCACTTCGAGAGACTACCGGACAGATTGTAGAAGCCGTAATCAGTGTGTTAGAGAGAACTCCACCGGAGCTTTCCGCTGATATTCTTGACAGAGGAATTATGCTGACGGGAGGCGGATCCATGCTGCGTGGTATGGAAGAGCTGATCGAGGAAAAGACAGGTATTAATACTATGACAGCGGATGATCCAATGAAAGTTGTAGCAATCGGTACTGGAGAATATGTAGAATTTATGGGCGAAAGAAAAGGTATCTAG